From a single Ornithodoros turicata isolate Travis chromosome 8, ASM3712646v1, whole genome shotgun sequence genomic region:
- the LOC135367165 gene encoding tRNA-queuosine alpha-mannosyltransferase-like, with product MSVLLIEPFYSGSHKQLVDLLASELGDEAKLITMSGVKWHWRARTSAVWLAEAIPENETYKVLLASSVLNLAELVSLRPDIARLHKVLYFHENQLVYPVRKQQDRDFQYGYNQIISCLVADKVLFNSKYNMHSFLGEITHFLKLMPDYRPKGLEEKIRNKSSVLYFPLDLPPDVAGVVGNEATCLDQMSTSDVLHIVWPHRWEHDKGPEDFFAALVQLHSEGLQFKVSVLGQEFSEIPGVFTTARAKLEGHIFAWGHQENKADYYKILSTADVAVSTAHHEFFGVAMLEATLYGCYPLCPKRLVYPEIFPEECLYNTQNQLVKRLRNFCHNPQVPRRCRPKIDNSMYTWKTLRAAYRRILLLPS from the exons ATGTCAGTATTACTCATTGAGCCGTTCTACAGCGGATCCCACAAGCAGCTAGTGGATTTATTAGCGAGTGAGTTAGGCGATGAGGCGAAGTTAATAACTATGTCCGGCGTGAAATGGCATTGGAGGGCGAGAACATCAGCTGTCTGGCTGGCAGAGGCAATCCCCGAAAACGAAACTTACAA AGTACTATTAGCGAGCTCAGTCCTAAACCTCGCTGAACTCGTGAGTCTCCGCCCTGACATTGCAAGATTGCACAAGGTGCTCTATTTTCATGAAAATCAACTTGTGTACCCAGTACGTAAGCAGCAAGATAGAGACTTCCAGTACGGATACAACCAAATTATTTCTTG CTTGGTTGCGGACAAGGTTCTTTTCAATTCGAAATACAATATGCACTCCTTCCTTGGAGAAATCACCCATTTCCTCAAGTTGATGCCAGACTATCGACCGAAGGGATTAGAAGAAAAGATTCGAAACAAGTCGTCGGTGTTGTACTTCCCATTGGATTTGCCACCAGATGTTGCTGGTGTTGTGGGCAATGAGGCAACGTGTCTCGATCAGATGTCAACTAGTGACGTTCTCCACATCGTATGGCCTCATCGATG GGAGCATGACAAGGGACCTGAGGATTTCTTTGCTGCACTGGTACAATTGCATTCTGAAGGCCTCCAATTCAAGGTTTCTGTATTGGGACAGGAGTTCTCTGAAATCCCAG GAGTATTTACGACTGCAAGGGCAAAGCTGGAGGGCCACATATTTGCGTGGGGTCATCAAGAGAACAAGGCTGACTACTACAAGATCTTGTCTACGGCTGATGTTGCAGTGTCAACAGCCCATCACGAATTCTTCGGCGTTGCTAT GTTAGAGGCGACGCTGTACGGATGCTACCCCCTCTGCCCCAAGCGGCTTGTTTATCCGGAAATATTCCCTG AGGAGTGTCTGTACAATACCCAGAACCAGCTGGTTAAGAGGCTACGTAACTTCTGCCACAATCCTCAGGTTCCAAGGCGCTGTCGACCAAAG